A section of the Verrucomicrobium sp. GAS474 genome encodes:
- a CDS encoding GntR family transcriptional regulator, whose amino-acid sequence MASSSSSRPSTASKTAAAWDKLFQSVSIDRGSSHSLHAQLRTALRQIILRGLKDGDLFMPELEIVRRLGLSQGTVRRALSELAGEGLLERRRAIGTLVRHPAAAGLKHLALVAADFNALYTGTIIGHFQMECQKRGVTLRILRLGPTDDSQTVERNLAFPPDEGAVAFLALPDAVVRSMTQILGDRGYRTLVIDRNMENYAGSQVGLCNRSAVEMGMDRLTKLGHRRIAFLVGEPEESEAVQERCRLFTAEARKRGLREARVFHCGIHAWENGAEAVVRAMPELWSGGEPPTAVFAISDVCALGALSWLQQQGVRLPEEVSLLSFDGTQLTGYSHPKISTLVQPFEEYAERALDILSDPRAVSKNLSLSPAYREGGTTAPLARPRKTAKSAGRGAVEKA is encoded by the coding sequence ATGGCTTCCTCCTCCTCTTCCCGTCCCTCCACTGCTTCCAAAACGGCGGCGGCCTGGGACAAGCTCTTCCAGTCGGTTTCCATCGATCGGGGAAGCTCCCACTCCCTTCATGCCCAGCTCCGCACCGCCCTGCGCCAGATCATCCTGCGCGGGCTGAAGGACGGGGATCTCTTCATGCCCGAGCTGGAGATCGTCCGCCGCCTCGGCCTTTCCCAGGGCACGGTCCGCCGGGCGCTGAGCGAATTGGCGGGGGAGGGGCTTCTGGAGCGCCGCCGCGCGATCGGCACCCTCGTCCGGCATCCCGCCGCTGCCGGTCTCAAGCATCTGGCGCTCGTCGCCGCCGATTTCAACGCCCTCTACACCGGGACCATCATCGGCCATTTCCAGATGGAGTGCCAAAAGCGGGGGGTCACCCTGCGCATCCTCCGGCTCGGGCCGACCGACGATTCCCAGACCGTCGAGCGCAATCTGGCATTTCCTCCCGACGAGGGCGCCGTCGCCTTCCTGGCTCTGCCGGACGCCGTGGTCCGCAGCATGACGCAAATCCTGGGCGACCGCGGCTACCGGACCCTGGTGATCGACCGGAACATGGAGAACTACGCCGGTTCCCAGGTCGGCCTGTGCAACCGGAGCGCGGTCGAAATGGGCATGGATCGCCTGACCAAGCTGGGGCATCGCCGCATCGCCTTCCTGGTCGGGGAACCCGAGGAGAGCGAGGCGGTGCAGGAACGGTGCCGACTTTTCACGGCCGAGGCGCGCAAGCGGGGTCTGCGCGAGGCCCGCGTCTTCCATTGCGGCATCCATGCGTGGGAGAACGGCGCGGAGGCGGTCGTCCGGGCCATGCCCGAACTGTGGAGCGGGGGCGAACCGCCGACGGCGGTCTTCGCCATTTCCGACGTCTGCGCCCTCGGGGCATTGAGCTGGCTGCAGCAGCAGGGCGTCCGCCTTCCCGAGGAGGTTTCTCTCCTCAGCTTCGATGGGACTCAGTTGACCGGATACAGCCACCCGAAGATCAGCACGCTCGTCCAGCCGTTCGAGGAGTACGCGGAACGGGCCCTCGACATCCTTTCCGATCCGCGGGCCGTTTCCAAAAACCTCTCCCTTTCCCCCGCGTATCGGGAAGGCGGAACGACGGCGCCTCTCGCCCGCCCCCGGAAAACGGCGAAGTCGGCCGGACGCGGGGCGGTCGAAAAGGCGTGA
- a CDS encoding prepilin-type N-terminal cleavage/methylation domain-containing protein translates to MESLIESPAPRLPFRRTAGGAFTLVEVLVAVSILSLLMVAMIQISATVSHAWRKSQAMADNYAQARVTLWLIKQDVQAMVLRPDLASFVDKGGAPSCSFYTEATGSGSSRPVSLVSYALSDATGRLQRGDHSLDYGTLGATLGTTDKLPDLGKETLEDIVDGVVLFKFQFFNADGTIGTVFDATKTKSVVVSLAVLDAAASKLAEQNHWQSRIRAALGETASPAQIYADVWNQVVDSGGLKKAGLAEPILSGLRIYSTVIPIPST, encoded by the coding sequence ATGGAATCCCTCATCGAGTCCCCGGCCCCGCGCCTCCCTTTCCGCCGCACGGCGGGAGGGGCCTTCACCCTGGTGGAGGTGCTCGTCGCGGTCTCGATCCTCTCCCTGCTCATGGTGGCGATGATCCAGATCTCGGCCACGGTCTCCCATGCGTGGCGCAAGTCCCAGGCCATGGCCGACAACTACGCCCAGGCCCGCGTCACCCTCTGGCTGATCAAGCAGGACGTCCAGGCGATGGTGCTCCGGCCCGACCTGGCTTCGTTCGTCGACAAGGGGGGCGCCCCCTCCTGTTCCTTTTACACCGAGGCGACGGGAAGCGGGAGCAGCCGTCCGGTCTCGCTCGTGAGCTACGCGCTCAGCGACGCGACAGGCCGTCTCCAGCGCGGCGACCACTCCCTCGACTACGGGACGCTGGGGGCCACCCTGGGAACGACCGACAAGCTTCCCGACTTGGGAAAGGAAACGCTGGAAGACATCGTCGACGGGGTGGTCCTTTTCAAGTTCCAGTTCTTCAACGCCGACGGGACGATCGGGACGGTCTTCGACGCGACGAAGACCAAGAGCGTCGTCGTCTCCCTCGCGGTGCTCGACGCCGCCGCGTCCAAGCTGGCCGAGCAAAACCATTGGCAATCCCGGATCCGGGCCGCGCTGGGAGAAACGGCCTCCCCCGCGCAGATCTACGCCGACGTGTGGAATCAGGTGGTCGATTCGGGCGGGTTGAAGAAGGCCGGATTGGCCGAGCCGATCCTCTCGGGACTGCGGATCTACTCCACCGTCATCCCGATTCCCTCCACCTGA